The genomic DNA AGGAAAACAACGATTGCATCTATTGCGTCGTCGACCTGCACTCGATCACCGCGCAGCTCGTGCATGAGGACCTGAAGGGGCAGATCCGCTCGATCGCCGCCGCCTTCATCGCTTCGGGCATCGATCCGAACAAGCATATTGTCTTCAACCAGTCGGCCGTGCCGCAGCACGCGGAACTCGCCTGGATCTTCAATTGCGTCGCCCGCATCGGCTGGATGAACCGCATGACGCAGTTCAAGGACAAGGCCGGCAAGGACCGCGAGAATGCGTCGCTCGGCCTGCTGGCCTATCCGAGTCTGATGGCGGCCGACATCCTCGTCTATCGCGCCACCCATGTTCCCGTTGGCGACGACCAGAAGCAGCACCTGGAGCTGACGCGTGATATCGCCCAGAAGTTCAACATCGACTTCATGGAGCATATTCGCAGCGCTGGTTACGGTGTCGACATGGTTGTCGGCGAAGAGCCGATCCATGCCTACTTCCCGCCGGTCGAGCCGCTGATCGGTGGCGCTACGCCGCGCGTCATGTCGCTGCGTGACGGCACCAAGAAGATGTCGAAGTCGGATCCCTCCGATCTCTCGCGCGTCAACCTGATGGACGACGCAGAGACGATCTCGAAGAAGATCCGCAAGGCCAAGACCGATCCGGACGCGCTTCCGAGCGAAGTGGACGGTCTGAAGGGTCGTCCCGAGGCGGACAACCTCGTCGGTATCTACGCGGCGCTGTCGGACAAGACCAAGGAGCAGGTGCTCGCCGAATTCGGTGGGCAGCAGTTCTCGGTCTTCAAGCCGGCGCTGGTCGACCTTGCGGTTGAGGTTCTCTCGCCGATCACGGCCGAGATGCGCCGCCTGATGGGCGACACCGCCCATATCGACGCAATCCTTAGGGATGGCGGCGAGCGGGCGCGGGCGCGGGCAGAAAAGACGATGCGCGAAGTGCGCGAAATCATCGGCTTTCTGCAGTAAATTGATTGGGTCCGGGGAACTCCCGGACCCAGTTTCATTTTGATGGTCGGACTTCGCTAGCCGAAGTGAACCTCGACCGGAAAGCCTCGGGCACTTTTCCGTGCCCTCGTCCGAAACGCAAAAATCAGACCTTGCGGCGGCTCGCGCGGGATGTATTGTTCACCCTATGGTCTCGACCCGACTCTCTCGACTTGAAGGACACCGCCGCAAATTCATGGCGGTGATAGACGATACCCCGGAATGCGGGCGCGCCGTGCACTATGCGGGCATGCGCGCCAAGAATTCCAATGGTGGCCTCGTCCTGCTCTATGTGATCGCCGACGGCGACTTCCAGCAATGGCTGGGGGTCGAGGAAATCATGCGTGCGGAAGCACGCGAGGAGGCCGAGGCGACGCTCGCCAAGGTGTCCCAATCGGTCCGCGAGCGGATCGGCATCGAGCCCGAGGTCGTCATCCGCGAGGGCACGGCCACGGAGCAGATCCACGCGGCGATCGAAGAAGATCGCGACATCGCCATTCTGGTTCTCGCGGCCGGCTCGGCGAAAGAAGGCCCCGGTCCGCTGGTGTCGTCCATTGCCGGCAAGGCCGCGGCCTTTCCGATCCCCGTCACGGTCATCCCGGATGCCTTGACGGATGAGGAGATCGACGCGCTCAGCTGACCTGCGTCGCTATGTGCTCTTGCGACTAGACGGCCATGCTCCTATATTCTTTTGAATTATTCTAAAAAGCTGGGCGGATGCCGCTCCGGCGAAACGGAGACAGACATGTTCATTCAGACCGAAGCCACGCCGAATCCGGCGACGCTGAAGTTTTTGCCGGGCAAGGTCGTCCTGGAAAACGGCACGGCCGAGTTCCGCGACGAGGAAGAAGCACGCGCCGGCTCGCCGCTCGCGGCACGGCTGTTTTCGATCCCCGGCGTCACCGGCGTCTATTTCGGCTACGATTTCATTACCGTCAGCAAGGAAGGCCAGGAATGGCAGCACCTGAAGCCGGCGATCCTCGGTTCGATCATGGAGCACTTCATGTCGGGCCAGGCGATCATGGCTGGCAGCGGCCGCGCCGAGCAGTCCGACGAGGAAGACGAGTTCTTCGACGAGGGTGACGAAACGATCGTCGCCACGATCAAGGAACTGTTGGAAACCCGCGTACGTCCGGCCGTCGCCCAGGATGGCGGTGACATCACCTTCCGCGGCTTCAAGGATGGGACTGTGTTCCTCAACATGAAGGGCGCCTGCTCCGGTTGCCCGTCGTCCACCGCGACGCTGAAGCATGGCGTGCAGAACCTGCTGCGCCACTTCGTTCCCGAGGTGGAGGCCGTCGAGGCCGTCTGATATAGCGCGCGCCTGTCCGGCGCGCCGGTTTCGCGTATCGATTTTGCCGCAAAGCCCGATCGGCTTTGCGGCTTGTGGCGTCTGAAAGATCCTGCGTTGAAATGATTGTACTTGCGCTCGACACGTCCGGTTCCGGTTGCTCCGTTGCCGTCTATGACAGCGAAACGGAAGCCGTGCTCGGGCGTTCCGGGGCCGATCTCGGCAAGGGACACGCCGAGCGGCTGATGGAGTTCGTCGACGAGGCATTGGCTGCGTCCGGCCGGTCGCTTGACGCTATCGACCGCATCGCCGTCACTGTCGGCCCGGGATCCTTCACCGGCATTCGCGTCGGCGTAGCGGCCGCTCGCGGCCTGGCGCTTGCGCTCGGCAAACCCGCCGTCGGCGTCTCGACACTTGCGGTCGTGGCCGAGGGGCTGCGCCGGACGGCCGCCGGAAAGCCCGTCCTTGTCGCCATCGACGCCAAGCGGGACGAGGTCTATCTCCAGGCTTTCGATGCGACCGGTAGCGCCACGGGTGAGCCCGAAGCACTCTCCGTCGGAAGTGCGCGCGAACGATTTGCCGGTTTCGACGGCGTCATAGGCGGCTCCGGCGCGCATCTCGTCGCTGCCGATCTACCGCTCAAGCCTTCAGAACTCATCGATGTCGCCGCCGTCGCCAAACTTGGTGCCGCTGCCGATCCAGCCTCGGCCAAGCCGCGTCCGTTATATCTCCGAGGCCCCGACGCCAAGCCGCAGGCGGGCTTCGCGATTGCCCGAGCATAGACCGAGATGAGCTTCACCGATTACTTCACCCGCCGCACCGAGTTCGACATCTTCCCCTTGGAGGAGGCGGACCTGATTGCCGCGGCGGCGCTGCACCGTCAGCGTTTCGCGGCCCCGTGGAGCGATGGCGAAATCCATGCGCTTCTGGTCCAAGAGACGGTGTTCGGCTTTGTCGCCCGGCAGACCAATGGCAGCTTTCGCCCGGCATTCGGTGGGTTTGTCCTGTCGCGTGCGGTTGCCGGTGAGGCGGAAATCCTGACGATCGGTGTCGAGCCGCGTTATGCGCGCTCCGGTCTCGGCTGGCGGTTGATGCAGGCGGCAATGCGTGAAGCGCTGGTCAAGGGCTCCGAGGCCCTGTTCCTCGAAGTCGACGAGACCAACCAGCCGGCAATCGGGCTTTACCGTAAGCTCGGCTTCAACAAGGTCGCCGAACGCCGCGCCTATTACCAGGACAAGGCCGGCCAGCGGACCGCCGCGCTTGTCATGCGGCTCGATCTTCGCTAGTCCCGACACGGACAGGGGCAGGATGAGGAAGGCCAAGGCGGTCTTCCGCCCGCATCCCGCATTACCCTATCGGAACAGGTCACGATGATCGCGCCGCGGTTCGGCTCCAGATCATCGAGATTCTCAAGGTCTCGCGCAGGAAAACTCTTCCCGGATGGTCAATTGGCTACGGATCGCGATCTTCGCAGCGCTTCTGGCGCTGGTTTCGCTCGTGCTGATGCCGCTTCAGGTCGTCTGCCTCTGGCTTGATCTGAAACCCCGGCGCCGTCTGCCGCGATATTGGCACCGGCTCGCCTGTTACCTTCTTGGCATAAAGGTGCGCGTTCATGGCATGGCGGATCGCCGCCGGCCGCTTTTGATCTGCGCCAACCACGCCTCCTGGAAGGACATTCTGGTGCTCTCCTCGGTTGCCGACGTCGTCTTCGTCGCCAAGTCCGAGGTGAAGGGCTGGCCGGTCTTCGGCGTGCTTGCCCGGCTGCAGGCGTCGATCTTCGTCGAGCGCGAGCAGAAGCGCTCGACCGGCAAGCAGGTGAGCGAAATCGGCGAGCGCATGGCGGCCGGTGAAATCGTCGTGCTCTTTCCCGAGGGAACGACCTCCGACGGCAACCGTCTGCTGGAGATCAAGACCTCGCTTTTCGGGGCTGCCGCTTCCGCCGTGCCGCATTCGCCGACCGGTCTCGTGCATGTGCAGCCGGTCGCGATCTCCTATACCGGTATCCATGGCATGCCGATGGGCCGCTTCAACCGGCCGATCGCCGCCTGGCCGGGCGACACCGAACTGGTGCCGCATTTGCTCGGCATCCTGCGTGAGGGCGCGATCGAAGTCGACGTCGATTTCGGTGAGGCCATCGATTACGACCGCCATACCAATCGCAAGGAGGTGAGCCGCACGGTCGAGCAGCGCATCCGCAGCATGCTGTCGGATCGTCTGCGCGGGCGGGCTTGAAACGCCCCGGGCAAGGACCGCTGCGCCGAAAATACTTCAACTTCCGACCGCTTTGCACTAAAGAACCCGGCATGACCCAGGAAACCGCCCTTCTGTCGACGACGCCCGCCACGGGCGACGAGCGCGCCCCGGCCCGCAAGGTCTTCGTCAAGACCTACGGCTGCCAGATGAACGTCTACGATTCCGACCGCATGACGGACGCCCTGTCGCGGGACGGCTACGTCTCGACCGATGTGCTGGAAGACGCAGACTTCGTCCTGCTCAACACCTGTCACATTCGCGAGAAGGCGGCAGAGAAGGTGTATTCCGAACTCGGCCGCCTGCGCGATCTGAAGAAGGAAAGGGCCAAGGAAGGCCGCGAGATGGTGATCGGCGTTGCCGGCTGCGTCGCGCAGGCCGAAGGCAACGAGATCCTGCGGCGCGCACCGGCCGTCGACCTGGTGATCGGCCCGACCACCTATCACCGGCTGCCCGAGGCGCTGAAGCGCGCCCGCAGCGGCGAGCGTGTCGTGCAGACGGAGTATGCCGTCGAAGACAAGTTCGAACACCTGCCGGCACCCGACAAGGCAAAGACCCGCATGCGCGGCGTTACCGCGTTCCTGACGGTTCAGGAAGGCTGCGACAAGTTCTGCACCTTCTGTGTCGTGCCCTACACGCGCGGCTCCGAGGTTTCCCGCCCCGTCGCCCAGATCGTCTCGGAGGCGGAAAAGCTGGTCGAGGGCGGCGTGCGCGAGATCACCCTGCTCGGTCAGAACGTCAACGCCTGGCACGGCGTCGGGCCCGATGGCCGCGAATGGGGCCTTGGCGACCTGCTTTCGCGTCTTGGCGAGATCGGGGGTCTTGCCCGGCTGCGTTACACCACCAGCCACCCGCGCGACATGGACGACAGCCTGATCGAGGCGCATCGCTCGATGGTAAAGCTGATGCCCTACCTGCACTTGCCGGTGCAGTCCGGCTCCGACCGTATCCTGAAGGCGATGAACCGCAGGCATACGGCGGCGGAATATCTGGCGCTGATCGCGCGCATCCGCGCCGTCCAGCCGGACCTCGCATTGTCGGGCGATTTCATCGTCGGCTTCCCCGGCGAGACCGATGAAGACTTCGAGGACACCATGCGCCTCGTCGAAGCCGTGGGTTATGCACAGGCATTTTCATTCAAATATTCGACCCGTCCCGGCACGCCGGGCGCCGAGCTCGGCGACCAGGTTCCCGAGGACGTGAAAGCCAAGCGCTTGGAAAAATTGCAGGCTTTGCTGTTTTCCCAGCAGCGCGCCTTTGCCGAGTCCTGCGTCGGCCGCGAAATCGACCTGCTTTTGGAGAAGGAAGGGCGCATGCCCGGCCAGCTCGTCGGGCGATCGCCGTGGCTGCAGCCGGTGAATGTTGATGCAAAAGCATCGCAAATCGGTGACATTATCAAGGTGCGAATCATCAAGGCCGGGCCGAACAGCCTGTTTGCGGAGATGATCGGGTAAGGACCGAAAACAAGGAGCCTGAACCGCTTGAACGGACACGAATTGATCTCTTCATCCACGCGCCAGTCGAAAACAACTGCGACAGACGCCAATCACTTCGTGCTGACCTTCGAGAACAATCGGTTCGCCAGCGAGCTCTTCGGCCAGTTCGATCAGAACTTGAAGCTTCTCGAAGAGCGCCTGCGCATCGACGCTCGGCCGCGCGGCAATTCCGTCGCGATCTCGGGTGACGTCGTCGCCACCAACCAGGCCCGCCGTGCTCTCGATTATCTCTACGGGCGGTTGCAGGGCGGCGCGTCGATCGATACGTCTGATGTCGAGGGTGCGATCCGTATGGCGGTTGCCGCCGACGATCAGCTACAATTGCCGACCATGGAGCGTAAAGCCAAATTGACAATGGCGCAGATTTCGACGCGCAAGAAGACGATCGCCGCGCGTACGCCAACGCAGGATGCCTATATCCGAGCGCTCGAGCGGTCCGAGCTCGTCTTCGGCGTAGGCCCCGCGGGTACCGGCAAGACCTATCTTGCCGTCGCCCACGCCGCACAGCTGCTTGAGCGCGGCGCCGTCGATCGTATTGTGCTCTCTCGCCCTGCCGTCGAGGCGGGCGAGCGCCTGGGCTTCCTGCCGGGCGACATGAAGGAGAAGGTCGATCCCTATCTTCGGCCGCTCTACGACGCGCTCTATGACATGATGCCGGGCGACAAGGTCGAACGCGCGATCACCGCCGGGGTCATCGAAATCGCGCCGCTCGCCTTCATGCGCGGCCGTACGCTCGCCAATGCTGCCGTCATCCTCGACGAGGCACAGAACACCACATCGATGCAGATGAAGATGTTCCTGACCCGTCTTGGCGAAAACGGCCGGATGATCGTCACCGGCGATCCGAGCCAGGTGGACCTGCCGCGCGGCGTTAAATCGGGCCTGGTCGAGGCCCTGCAGATCCTGAGAGGGGTCGAGGGCGTTTCGGTGGTCCGCTTCAAGGATGTCGATGTCGTTCGCCATCCGATGGTGGCGCGCATCGTCAAGGCCTACGAATCCCATACGGCCGTGCACGACGAAAGCGAGCAGGGCGACCGCTAACAGGCGGTCGCTGCGATCATGACGGCTTTGGATATCCAGATCAGCGTGGAAGAGGGCAACTGGCCGGACGAAGAGGCGTTGCTCGCCTTCTCGTCGCCCGTGCTCGAAGTGGCGGCAGCCTTTCTCGCAAGCGAAGAAAAGCAGCCGTTGCCGAAGATGCCGCCGGAGCTCTCGCTCGTCTTCACCGACGATGCCTCCATGCGCGCGATCAACGCCGAGTGGCGCAACCAGGACAAGCCGACCAACGTTCTGTCCTTCCCGGCCTTTCCCGTGACGCCCGGATCGATGCCCGGACCGATGCTCGGCGACATCATCGTTGCCCGCGAAACCCTCGAGCGCGAGGCGGTGGAGCTCGAGAAGTCCTTCGATCAGCATCTGACGCATCTTCTCGTGCATGGATTCCTGCATCTTTTCGGCTATGATCATATGGAAGATGATGAAGCCGAAAGAATGGAAAGCCTGGAGACTCGCATTTTGGCGCGTCTTGGCTTATCTGACCCCTACGGGGATCGTACCCCGGATTAACAGTTTGGACCGATGAGCGATTATAAAACACAGCCTGTCGCGCTGGCGACCGAGGAGGCAGATGCCTCCGGAGAGGCGGAGGCGGGCAGTAGTAGCACCGCCACTCGACACGAGGGCACGAAATCCACTTCCACCTTCTGGAGCCGGGCCGCGCGCCTTTTGCGCGGCGCAAGTCCATCGAGCCTGCGCGAGGATCTTGCTGACGCGCTGCAGACCGATGCCGACAGCAACACGGTCTTTTCGCCCGGCGAACGGGCGATGCTCAACAACATCCTGCGCTTCCGCGAGGTCCGGGTCGAGGACGTCATGGTCCCGCGCGCCGACATCGAGGCGGTCGATCAGAGCATCACCATCGGCGAGCTGATGGTGATCTTCGAGGAATCCGGCCGCTCGCGCATGCCGGTCTATAGCGACGGGCTCGATGACCCTCGCGGCATGGTCCACATTCGCGACCTGCTGTCCTACGTCACCAAACAGGCCCGCAATCGCCGGCGTAACGGCAAGGCCCAGGCGTCGACGACGGCTGCGTCCGAAAAGACGCCGCGCTCGCCCAAGGCAAGTTTCGACCTTTCACGTGTCGATCTCGGCAAGTCGTTGGAAGAGGCGGGCATCGTCCGCCAGCTTCTCTTCGTGCCGCCCTCTATGCTGGCCTCCGACTTGATGCAGCGCATGCAGGCGGCCCGTATCCAGATGGCGCTCGTCATCGACGAATATGGCGGAACCGATGGCCTCGTCTCGCTCGAAGACATCGTCGAGATGGTCGTCGGCGACATCGAGGATGAGCACGACGATGACGAAGTCATGTTCGCGCGCACTTCGGACGATGTCTTTATCGCCGACGCTCGTGTCGAGCTGGAAGAGATCGCCGCGGCGATCGGTCCCGACTTCGACGTGCGCGAACAGCTCGAAGACGTCGACACCCTCGGCGGCCTGATCTTCGCTTCACTGGGCCGCATTCCCGTACGCGGCGAGGTCGTTCAGGCGATCCCGGGCTTCGAGTTCCAGATCCTCGACGCCGACCCGCGCCGCGTGAAGCGCGTCCGCATCATGCGCAAGCGCCCGCCCGCCCGCCGCCGCGTCCTGAGACCGGAAGGCGAGACGATTGCGGAGACCGGTGCGCTCAATCGCGCCAACGGTGCAGCCGCCCCCGAGGCAGCGGCCGACGAACAATAATTGTCCGGTTCCCGCGCGTTTCTGCGCGCGCGGGAAGTCCTCCCCCCACCTGTGACATCTCCCGAGGCTGTGTCGTAAACACCGACCAAGGGCCGGAACCGTCGTCTCGCCCCCCTAATCCAGCCCCGAAAGGGGACAGGCAGCCGGTTTTTTGAAAGACTGGCCCCGATTGATTCGGGTGTTGTTTCGCTCCTTCGCTGTGGCAGGCTGCGGGATCGACTGGAGGCTGTATGGCAAGATTGGCTGGCAGGGTGATGCTACTTTCCGGGTTCCCCCGGGCTTTGCTTGCTTTCTTCGCGGGGCTGCTCGCGGTTCTGGCCCAGCCGCCCTTCGGCATCTTCGCCTTTGCTTTCGTCGCTTTCCCGATTCTCGTCTGGCTGCTCGACGGTGCGACCGGAAGTCCGGACGGTGGCTTCATCCGCCGGCTCTGGCCGGCTGCGGTTGTCGGCTGGTGGTTCGGCTTCGGTTACTTCCTCGGTGGTCTCTGGTGGCTCGGCAATGCGCTGCTCGTCGAGGCCGACGAGTTCGCCTGGGCGCTGCCGCTCGCCGTCGTGGGCCTGCCGGCCTTTCTCGCGCTGTTCTATGCGCTGGCGACGCTGATCGCCCGCCTTTTCTGGTCCGACGGCGTCGGGCGCATCGCCGCACTCGCCCTGGGCTTCGGGCTTGCCGAATGGCTGCGCAGCTTCCTCTTTACCGGCTTTCCCTGGAATGCGATCGGCTATGCGGCCATGCCGATGCCGCTGATGATGCAGTCGGCAAGCGTCATCAATCTCGCGACCGTCAACATGCTCGCCGTCTTCGTCTTTGCCGCTCCCGCCCTGATCGCGACGGGCCGCGGGAGCCGGATCGGGCTCACGATCGCCGTCGTGCTTTTTGCCGGCCATGTGGGCTTCGGCTTCTATCGCCTGGCGCAGCCGGCGCCGGCCTCGCCCGAGCCGCCGCTGGCCGTGCGCCTCGTCCAGCCGGTGATCGACCAGGCAAAGAAGCTCGATGACGGCGAGCGTGCCGCGGTGTTCGAGGAGCATCTGGCTTTGACTGCCGTGGCTCCGGAGAAAGACGGCAAGCGGCCGGATATCGTCGTCTGGCCCGAGACGTCGATCCCTTTCATCCTCACCGACAATCCGGACGCACTGGCGCGTATCGCCGAGGTGCTTGATGACGACCAGATCCTGATTGCCGGCGCGGTGCGCGTAGAGGATGCCGGCGCCGGTCTGCCGCCCCGCTACTACAACTCGATCTACATGATCGACGGTCGGGGCCAGATCATCGGCGCTGCCGACAAGGTGCATCTGGTGCCTTTCGGCGAATATCTTCCCTTCGAGGATCTGTTGTCTTCCTGGGGCCTGAGTTCGGTCGCCGCGTCGATGCCCGGTGGCTTCACAGCGGCCAAGAACCGTTCGCTGCTGACGCTGCCCAGCGGCCGCACGCTGTATCCGCTCGTTTGCTACGAGGCGATCTTCCCGGACGAGATCGATGGGGCCGCGCGCCGGGCCGATGTGCTTCTCAATGTTACCAACGACGCCTGGTTCGGAGATACGCCAGGCCCGCGCCAGCATTTCCATCAGGCACAATTAAGGGCCGTTGAAACCGGCACCCCCCTTGTCCGAGCGGCAAACAGCGGTATATCAGCAATTGTTGATGCACGTGGGGTTTTAATGGTAGGATTATCCTACAATTATAGGGGAGTGGTCGACACACTTCTGCCGGGAAGGATGCCTACCCCGTTGGACGACGCTATGCGAAGCCGCGTTTTCTGGCTGGGTGCGATCTTCCTCCTTCTGGTTGCAGTGTTTTCGCGTTTTGGTTTTAATATTAGGAAGAATTGACCTAAAACCCCTAAAATTGCATAGTGGTCCGCACCATCGTCCTTGTTGTGCTGGCTCTGTCCTTATCACCCTGGCGGTCGCTTCGGTGAGCGTAGGTCTCATGCTGGGCGATGGATAAACGAAACAGCGTGTTTGGGAACGCAGATATGATCGAAAACAAGAAGAAGCCGAACCCGATCGACATTCATGTCGGAAGTCGGATTCGTCTTCGCCGTACGATGCTTGGCATGAGCCAAGAGAAGCTCGGCGAAAGTCTGGGGATCACTTTCCAGCAGATCCAGAAGTACGAGAAGGGCACGAACCGCGTCGGCGCCAGCCGGTTGCAGAACATTTCAGGCATCCTGAACGTTCCGGTTTCCTTCTTCTTCGAAGACGCCCCGGGCGATAACGCTGCCGGTCAGTCCGGCATGGCAGAAGCTTCCAGCTCGAACTACGTCGTCGATTTCCTGTCGTCCTCCGAGGGGCTGCAGCTCAACCGCGCTTTCGTCAAGATCACCGACCCGAAGGTTCGCCGCCGGCTCGTCGATCTCGTCAAGGCACTCGCTGCGGAAGCAGAAAGCGAATAGTTCCAACGTTCCCGTCGGGACTTGAAAAACAAAGCGGCCATTTGTGCCGCTTTTTTCTTGCGCGCCTTTCCCTCCGGCGCACCAAAGTGATTGGCTGCAATGGCGATATAAAGATATATTTATGTCGTTGTGTGCTTGTTTTTCGGTCGCAAAACCACTAACACCGTGCCAGCGCTTTTTCTTCATTGAGGGGACTTCCCGCATGCGTGCAAACTACCTGTTCACGAGTGAATCCGTAGCCGAAGGTCATCCGGACAAGGTGTGTGACCGTATCTCCGACGAGATCGTGGACCTGGTCTACCGCGAAGCGGCCAAGACCGGTGTCGATCCCTGGGGCGTGCGTATCGCCTGCGAGACGCTGGCGACCACCAACCGTGTCGTGATTGCCGGCGAAGTGCGCCTGCCGCCGAGCCTTCTGAAGAAGGACAAGGACGGCAACGACGTCATCAACCCCTCGAAGTTCAAGTCCGCCGCCCGCAAGGCGATCCGCGAGATCGGCTATGAGCAGGACGGCTTCCACTGGAAGACGGCGAAGATCGACGTGCTCCTGCACTTCCAGTCTGCTCACATCGCTCAGGGCGTCGACAGCGCTGCCGACAAGCAGGGCGAAGAAGGTGCCGGCGACCAGGGCATCATGTTCGGCTACGCCTGCCGCGAGACCGCCGAGCTGATGCCGGCGCCGATCTACTATTCGCACCGCATCCTCAACCTGCTCGCCGCTGCCCGCAAGAAGGGCGAGGGCGAAGTCGCCAAGCTCGGCCCTGACGCCAAGAGCCAGGTCACCGTACGCTACGTCGACGGCAAGCCGGCGGAAGTCACCTCGATCGTTCTGTCGACGCAGCACCTCGATGACACCTGGGATTCGGTCAAGGTTCGCTCGGTTGTCGAGCCCTATATCCGCGAAGCCCTCGACGATCTGAAGATCGCCGACGACTGCACCTGGTACATCAACCCGACCGGAAAGTTCGTCATCGGCGGCCCGGATGGCGATGCTGGCCTCACCGGCCGCAAGATCATCGTCGACACCTATGGCGGTGCCGCACCGCACGGCGGCGGCGCCTTCTCGGGCAAGGACACGACCAAGGTCGACCGTTCGGCCGCCTATGCTGCCCGTTACCTGGCAAAGAACGTCGTTGCCGCCGGCCTGTCCGACCGTTGCACGATCCAGCTGTCCTACGCCATCGGCGTCGCCCAGCCGCTGTCGATCTATGTCGACCTGCACGGCACCGGCAAGGTTTCGGAAGACCAGGTCGAGGATGCGATCCGCAAGACGATGGACCTGTCGCCGACCGGCATCCGCCGTCATCTCGACCTCAACAAGCCGATCTATGCCAAGACGTCTGCCTATGGCCACTTCGGCCGCAAGGCTGGCCGCGACGGTTCCTTCTCCTGGGAGAAGCTCGACCTCGTGAAGCCGCTGAAGGCTGCGATCGAGCAGAGCGGCGCCGTCAACGGCCGCGCTGCCGCCTAACAGGCGATGGGGCGCGGCGTCACGCCGCGCATTGAAGATAGCGCAACGTCCTGCTATCAGGCGATTGCGAAAATCAAGGCGGGCGCTCCGACAAGGAGCGCCCGCTTCGTTCATTTTGATTTTGGGTTGGCCTGATCCAGATCGGTATGACCAAGGGAAAGACGACATGACCGAACCGCGCCGCGCCAGAGCAACCGAGGCCTTTTTCGGCCGCCGCAAGGGCAAGCCGTTGCGCGAGCGGCAGGCGGCGCACCTGGAAACCGTGTTGCCGACCCTGAAGCTCGACCTTTCGAGCCCGCCTCCGGCGGACCTGAAGACCCTCTATCCGCAGGGCGTGGACCGCATGCGCCTCGAAATCGGTTTCGGCGGCGGCGAACACCTGATCCACCGTGCGGCCGAAGCGCCGTCGACCGGCTTCATCGGCGTCGAACCCTTCGTCAATTCCATGGCCAAGCTCGTCGGTCATATCGAGGAGCGCGGCGTCAGCAACGTCAGGCTCTATGACGACGATGCCACCCAGGTCCTCGATTGGCTGCCGGCCGCGTCGATCGACCAGATCGACCTGCTCTATCCGGACCCGTGGCCGAAGCGCAAACACTGGAAGCGCCGTTTCGTCTCCAAGGTCAATCTCGATCGCTTCGCCCGCGTGCTGAAGCCCGGCGGCGTGTTCTGCTTCGCCTCGGATATCGATACCTATGTCAACTGGACGCTGTTGCACTGCCGCGATCACGCAGCCTTCGAGTGGACGGCAGAGACGGCTTCCGATTGGCTGACGCCCTATGAGGGATGGCCGAGCACGCGCTACGAGGCCAAGGCACGCAGGGAAGGGCGAAGCTCCGCCTATCTCACCTTCCGGCGCGTCTAAAGCAATTCCAGGAAAAGTGCGAAGCGGTTTTCCGTCCGGAATTGCGGACTGGAAGATCAATTCCAGGAAAAGTGCGAAGCGGTTTTCCGTCCGGAATTGCGGACTGGAAGATCAATTCCAGGAAAAGTGCGAAGCGGTTTTCCGTCCGGAATTGCGGACTGGAAGATCAATTCCAGGAAAAGTGCGAAGCGGTTTTCCGTCCGGAATTGCGGACTGGAAGATCAATTCCAGG from Ensifer adhaerens includes the following:
- the trmB gene encoding tRNA (guanine(46)-N(7))-methyltransferase TrmB — translated: MTEPRRARATEAFFGRRKGKPLRERQAAHLETVLPTLKLDLSSPPPADLKTLYPQGVDRMRLEIGFGGGEHLIHRAAEAPSTGFIGVEPFVNSMAKLVGHIEERGVSNVRLYDDDATQVLDWLPAASIDQIDLLYPDPWPKRKHWKRRFVSKVNLDRFARVLKPGGVFCFASDIDTYVNWTLLHCRDHAAFEWTAETASDWLTPYEGWPSTRYEAKARREGRSSAYLTFRRV